Proteins encoded by one window of Roseibium sp. Sym1:
- a CDS encoding DUF2270 domain-containing protein: MPQNDQEELWPEQDIESSSLTALAHLYRAEVFRSTHWRTRLDNTTNWAVVTTGIALSATFSNIDASPLPMVLVGLLVTVFLVFEARRYRYYNMFRARARLMESDIYAPILHGRKVPWSAEWSKLLADDYETPHYHISLARAAGRRLRSNYSWILAIQAVAYYGKIAIHPEPLVSLSEAFERAAIGPIPGGLVMMAGVFFHLSWVVFAIVTLRLDKAYREQRKSPMQAI, encoded by the coding sequence ATGCCGCAGAATGATCAGGAAGAGCTCTGGCCCGAGCAGGACATCGAGTCCAGCTCCCTGACCGCGCTTGCACATCTTTACCGCGCCGAAGTGTTCCGCAGCACCCATTGGCGCACCCGGCTGGACAACACCACCAACTGGGCCGTGGTCACCACGGGCATTGCGCTGTCGGCAACGTTTTCCAACATCGACGCCTCACCGCTGCCCATGGTTCTGGTCGGCCTGCTTGTCACTGTTTTCCTGGTCTTTGAAGCCCGCCGCTACCGCTACTACAACATGTTCCGGGCGCGGGCACGGCTGATGGAATCCGACATCTACGCGCCGATCCTCCACGGCCGCAAAGTGCCCTGGTCGGCGGAATGGAGCAAACTGCTCGCCGACGACTACGAAACGCCGCATTACCATATCAGCCTGGCGCGGGCGGCCGGCCGGCGGCTGCGCTCGAACTATTCCTGGATCCTGGCCATCCAGGCGGTCGCCTATTACGGCAAGATCGCCATTCATCCCGAACCGCTGGTGAGCCTGTCCGAGGCGTTCGAACGCGCGGCCATCGGGCCGATCCCCGGCGGCCTGGTCATGATGGCGGGCGTGTTCTTTCACCTGAGCTGGGTGGTCTTCGCGATCGTCACGCTGCGCCTCGACAAGGCCTACCGCGAACAGCGCAAGTCACCCATGCAGGCGATCTGA
- a CDS encoding MliC family protein, with the protein MPGSASLASPDVDFPQNGQSYGGKVRSGPGIQYGQSGSLYQGDAILILSGTGVMMNGYEWFQIRYRNGQTGYHWGGLFCSERPYPGIYQVCAPRPQVNNPPQQPPAQPPATAGVNGRNVGVVRHSGGSFVSVGGGQWQETDVYGTIGFHFQEFGRDEWSVYLHDASRNVTLQLDLHRRMVLYGQGNGPKSDLYRITDAFPARGGQPVTGGELPQPAGQNALTVKYTCTEGIPLIVNYVNSGNGHLTFSMDGAPLHRLEQVVSGSGARYSDGPYTIHSKGQQVYIEAPWGSDTCYEYR; encoded by the coding sequence ATGCCGGGATCCGCGTCCCTGGCGTCTCCGGACGTTGACTTTCCCCAGAACGGCCAATCCTACGGTGGCAAGGTCCGCAGCGGTCCCGGCATCCAGTATGGCCAGAGCGGCAGTCTTTACCAGGGTGATGCCATTCTGATCCTGTCGGGAACCGGGGTCATGATGAACGGCTACGAATGGTTCCAGATCCGTTACCGGAACGGCCAGACCGGATATCACTGGGGCGGACTGTTCTGCTCGGAGCGGCCGTATCCCGGGATCTACCAGGTCTGTGCACCGCGCCCCCAGGTCAACAATCCACCACAGCAGCCCCCCGCGCAGCCGCCGGCAACCGCCGGCGTGAATGGCAGGAATGTCGGCGTTGTGCGGCATTCGGGCGGCAGCTTTGTCAGTGTCGGTGGCGGCCAGTGGCAGGAGACGGATGTCTATGGCACCATCGGCTTCCATTTTCAGGAATTCGGCCGGGACGAGTGGTCCGTCTATCTCCACGATGCGTCCCGCAACGTGACGCTGCAGCTGGACCTTCACCGGCGCATGGTCCTTTATGGACAGGGCAACGGGCCCAAGTCGGATCTCTACCGTATCACCGATGCCTTTCCGGCTCGCGGGGGGCAGCCGGTAACGGGCGGCGAACTTCCGCAGCCGGCCGGGCAAAACGCGCTCACCGTCAAATACACCTGCACCGAAGGTATTCCCCTGATCGTGAATTACGTGAACAGCGGCAACGGTCACCTGACCTTCTCGATGGACGGAGCTCCTCTCCACAGGCTGGAGCAGGTCGTCTCGGGGTCGGGTGCCCGCTATTCGGATGGCCCCTACACGATCCACAGCAAGGGCCAGCAAGTCTATATCGAAGCGCCCTGGGGCAGCGACACCTGTTACGAGTACCGGTAA